The following proteins come from a genomic window of Nitrospira sp.:
- a CDS encoding deoxycytidylate deaminase-related protein, with product MSALEHALQLVSYKCRTINVIEQLREFREYAPDLSDAKSLYDRYMCRMDAGDCFRRSTELGDALARLSISSIRRTQRAPHSKQNDPAEPIPRTAYILRSLKHPDEVDFLRKVYGPNFYLIAAYTPRDLRVARLRTRIASSSHDSQTDQYRVDAEKLVSRDMDDRDNRYGQKVGSTFPKADCFINAQAGADIDGETKRFVELLFGNTFRTPTYHEFGMFHAQAAALRSSALGRQVGAAIMTPNRDVIAIGTNEVPKYGGGQYWEGDNNDTRDFHLGEDSSDTKKREALAELFHRLKENKWFTSEKSDGYSVEKMVEHALPVLKGTRLVNLTEFGRVVHAEMAALLDASRRGASVQNSTMYTTTFPCHNCARHIVAAGIREVIYIEPYPKTLAADFHPDSIAVDTPGPTTAQVHFRPFVGVAPRLYMQLFEMCLRKDAHGKVLKWKNIDANPRLALSANFYITTEVAEVSNLYEKTGRLGLTPC from the coding sequence GTGTCTGCACTTGAACATGCCCTACAGTTAGTAAGCTACAAGTGCAGAACGATCAACGTTATAGAGCAGCTTCGAGAATTTAGAGAATATGCCCCTGACCTCTCAGATGCAAAATCGCTGTATGACCGATACATGTGTCGAATGGATGCCGGTGATTGTTTTCGCCGATCCACTGAATTGGGCGATGCATTGGCAAGACTCTCAATTAGTTCAATAAGAAGGACGCAGCGAGCACCACATAGTAAACAAAATGATCCAGCAGAACCTATACCAAGAACTGCATATATTCTACGATCCCTCAAACATCCAGACGAAGTTGATTTTTTGCGGAAGGTTTACGGACCAAACTTTTACCTGATTGCAGCCTATACACCAAGGGATCTCAGGGTTGCACGCCTCCGAACTCGTATTGCTTCATCAAGTCATGATAGCCAAACTGATCAATATAGGGTCGATGCTGAAAAGCTTGTTTCTCGCGATATGGATGATAGGGACAATAGGTACGGTCAAAAGGTAGGGTCAACATTCCCCAAAGCTGACTGTTTTATCAATGCTCAGGCAGGCGCTGACATTGATGGAGAAACTAAGCGTTTCGTCGAGCTTCTGTTCGGGAATACATTTCGGACTCCTACTTACCACGAATTTGGGATGTTTCATGCTCAGGCCGCTGCTTTGCGCTCATCAGCCCTCGGTCGGCAAGTTGGTGCCGCTATCATGACTCCGAACCGAGATGTCATCGCGATTGGAACTAATGAAGTTCCGAAATATGGTGGCGGACAATACTGGGAAGGAGACAACAATGACACCCGAGACTTCCATCTTGGGGAAGACAGCAGCGACACAAAGAAACGAGAAGCACTTGCTGAATTGTTTCATAGGTTAAAAGAAAACAAATGGTTCACATCAGAAAAATCAGATGGATACTCCGTTGAAAAGATGGTCGAGCATGCACTCCCAGTACTAAAAGGTACCCGATTGGTTAATCTTACAGAGTTCGGCAGAGTAGTTCATGCTGAAATGGCTGCACTTCTTGATGCTTCTAGAAGGGGTGCTTCTGTACAAAACTCGACAATGTACACTACGACTTTCCCATGCCATAACTGCGCTCGACACATTGTAGCGGCTGGAATTAGAGAAGTTATCTACATCGAACCATATCCGAAAACACTGGCCGCAGATTTTCATCCTGACTCTATAGCCGTTGATACCCCTGGACCAACTACAGCTCAGGTTCACTTCCGTCCGTTCGTAGGGGTTGCTCCAAGGCTGTATATGCAACTATTCGAAATGTGCCTTAGGAAAGATGCCCACGGCAAAGTACTCAAGTGGAAGAACATAGATGCAAATCCCAGACTTGCATTGTCTGCTAATTTCTATATAACTACTGAGGTAGCGGAAGTGAGCAACCTTTATGAAAAGACGGGTCGTTTAGGTCTGACTCCATGCTAA